One genomic window of Providencia hangzhouensis includes the following:
- a CDS encoding helix-turn-helix domain-containing protein, translated as MSTNFCVKSFHTYIETLSNKIKNSFYLTHSLLFKVRSGEIEIRIEEGPWQRLTAADICFLPKGSSIEIINLDNHNLLAVDVLPMTTDMLKSFYQQHAALFINKKKTHSISQICCTSLQENPIIEDVFHSAIKEANSPTSHNVIHIHLNFILSFFLLVNEFSSTLYASMNISIKDKVYDLIFHSAGKQCLTLDTIAKKLHMSPSTLKRRLASEYTCFSKISLMSRMNKAMILSRTENMPMTRIAQEVGYDDVPYFLLAFKSFHAQPSFPHSLI; from the coding sequence ATGTCGACTAATTTCTGTGTTAAATCGTTTCATACCTATATTGAAACCCTATCAAATAAAATAAAAAATAGCTTTTATCTAACTCACTCTCTACTATTTAAAGTGAGGTCTGGCGAAATTGAAATACGGATAGAAGAAGGTCCATGGCAAAGACTAACGGCTGCAGATATCTGTTTTCTCCCCAAAGGATCTTCAATTGAGATAATCAATCTTGATAATCACAATCTGCTGGCTGTAGATGTACTTCCAATGACCACCGATATGTTAAAATCCTTTTACCAACAGCATGCAGCATTATTTATTAATAAGAAAAAGACACACTCAATAAGCCAAATTTGTTGTACTAGCTTACAAGAAAACCCGATTATTGAAGATGTATTTCATTCTGCAATTAAAGAAGCTAACTCACCGACCAGCCATAATGTTATTCATATTCATTTAAACTTTATTCTATCATTTTTTTTACTGGTGAATGAATTTTCCTCTACATTATATGCCTCAATGAATATCTCGATAAAAGATAAAGTGTATGACTTAATTTTTCATAGCGCAGGTAAACAATGCCTTACTCTAGATACTATCGCAAAAAAACTCCATATGAGTCCTTCAACCCTTAAACGACGACTAGCCAGTGAATATACATGTTTTTCCAAAATTAGCTTAATGTCCCGAATGAACAAAGCAATGATATTATCTAGAACAGAAAATATGCCTATGACACGTATCGCCCAAGAAGTCGGCTATGATGATGTCCCTTATTTTTTACTGGCATTTAAAAGTTTTCATGCGCAGCCAAGCTTCCCCCATTCCTTGATTTAG
- a CDS encoding BamA/TamA family outer membrane protein has translation MWHSAIIQRLALLSLFIIFPAKADLLPDRQQIDGWLNDLGGKNSFDESKTVDWGVLPGPFYTPEMGVGIGTALVGLYRIDKEDKQTQPSSIGLSGFASSTGAFGLNFTNYNFIDNDQWRLFVSGTINNIPTYYWGKGYSAGKNDHNKEKYHSQEFQITPRVLYQLADSTYIGLGWNFSSINASDPDDGAKQYFSNSIGGRSVLNSGISAYYSYDTRDFLPNAYHGQAFEAIYTYFAPTLGSDTRFQTTQLQYAYYHALAEETVIAFDNYARFSTGNVPWNQLSLLGNGNRMRGYYEGRYRDNNIFTSQIELRHKLDWRHGVVGWLGTGTMSDTASELGQGHWLPTVGVGYRFEFKPRMNVRLDFGVGRNSTGVYFQVGEAF, from the coding sequence ATGTGGCATTCGGCAATTATCCAAAGGCTGGCCTTGCTCAGCCTTTTTATTATTTTTCCCGCTAAAGCTGATTTACTCCCTGATCGCCAGCAAATCGATGGCTGGTTAAACGATCTCGGTGGAAAAAATAGCTTTGATGAAAGTAAAACTGTCGATTGGGGCGTATTACCGGGGCCATTTTATACCCCCGAAATGGGCGTTGGTATTGGTACTGCGCTGGTTGGTTTATATCGAATAGATAAAGAAGATAAACAAACCCAGCCGTCTTCTATTGGCTTAAGCGGTTTTGCGTCGTCTACAGGCGCGTTTGGCTTAAATTTTACCAACTATAATTTTATTGATAACGACCAGTGGCGGTTATTTGTTTCCGGCACCATTAACAATATTCCCACTTATTACTGGGGTAAGGGATATTCTGCAGGGAAAAACGATCACAATAAAGAAAAGTACCATTCCCAAGAATTCCAAATAACCCCAAGAGTCTTATATCAATTAGCCGATTCGACTTATATTGGTCTTGGTTGGAACTTTTCATCAATCAATGCCAGCGATCCTGATGATGGCGCCAAACAGTATTTCTCCAATTCAATTGGGGGTCGTTCGGTGTTAAATTCAGGCATCAGTGCATACTACAGTTATGACACACGAGATTTTCTGCCCAATGCCTATCATGGGCAAGCTTTTGAGGCCATCTATACTTATTTTGCGCCTACCCTCGGTAGCGATACACGTTTCCAAACCACCCAATTACAATATGCCTATTACCATGCCTTAGCCGAAGAGACTGTTATTGCATTCGACAATTATGCGAGGTTTTCAACCGGAAATGTACCGTGGAACCAGCTATCATTACTCGGTAATGGTAACCGCATGCGCGGGTATTATGAAGGTCGTTATCGTGATAACAATATATTCACCAGCCAAATAGAACTTCGTCATAAACTCGATTGGCGTCATGGCGTTGTAGGCTGGCTAGGAACAGGAACCATGAGTGATACTGCCTCTGAATTAGGCCAAGGGCATTGGTTGCCCACCGTTGGCGTAGGCTATCGTTTTGAATTTAAACCAAGAATGAATGTTCGCTTGGATTTCGGTGTCGGCCGCAACAGTACAGGGGTATATTTTCAAGTTGGGGAGGCGTTTTAA
- a CDS encoding DUF4026 domain-containing protein: MNNKQHYLDTAAGEGEKEASMMVAIPGSELTSLLLEQRLEEQTYFTDGEIDYIPEDGGFFFSCKKDEEELRFYISLVDSDPEYTINPYFATDPISPELYAEASAAPQAVIVECLFQGQPLANYLQQLKIIQILVPDLLLGLDISAAGKVFTREWLNFQLIDDLMPSIDSLYVVHAIYDQEDNEDKPEEERAPTMYWFHTHGLARCGLSEAEIIIPHPIASYYGIPELFWSFVNNSITHGKIVFNEPIFIGQTQAGYEYLVAVPFEEGLLHVGKSTPIDDLKPLEEMNFEFGDASSERFMGDWHDRDESHQHPSAMLFRVTQENPVLESFFEGFEDQNAMMFMRTDEETADMSRKAKLRWEYFTHMLDNYGPKPVAQKKGFFAKFLGKNEEAEDSEWRFLVKCGIGYHDAEEDFDGHEHMWFEPVSWNGDKFEGRLINHPFYVKNMQEGEVYPLTRDDITDWTIYFQDGSYTPDTIYKLLSGAQVH; this comes from the coding sequence ATGAATAATAAACAACACTACCTTGATACCGCAGCAGGTGAGGGTGAAAAAGAAGCATCAATGATGGTTGCTATCCCTGGTTCTGAGCTGACGTCTTTATTATTAGAGCAGCGTTTAGAAGAGCAAACTTATTTCACCGATGGTGAAATAGACTACATTCCTGAGGATGGCGGCTTTTTCTTTAGCTGTAAAAAAGATGAAGAAGAATTACGTTTTTATATCTCTTTAGTGGATAGCGACCCTGAATATACCATCAATCCTTATTTTGCCACTGATCCAATTAGCCCTGAGCTGTATGCAGAGGCCAGTGCTGCTCCTCAAGCAGTGATTGTTGAATGTTTATTTCAAGGGCAGCCATTAGCTAATTACCTTCAGCAGCTGAAAATTATTCAAATATTAGTGCCAGATTTATTACTAGGCTTGGATATTTCTGCCGCAGGGAAAGTGTTTACTCGTGAGTGGCTTAATTTCCAACTAATTGATGATTTGATGCCAAGCATTGATTCTTTGTATGTTGTTCATGCTATTTATGATCAAGAAGACAACGAAGACAAGCCGGAAGAAGAGCGTGCTCCGACCATGTATTGGTTCCATACTCACGGTTTGGCACGTTGTGGTTTATCGGAAGCAGAAATTATTATACCGCACCCGATTGCTTCTTATTATGGTATTCCCGAACTATTTTGGAGCTTCGTGAATAACAGTATTACTCACGGAAAAATCGTGTTTAATGAACCTATTTTTATTGGTCAAACCCAAGCAGGCTATGAGTATTTAGTTGCAGTACCGTTTGAAGAAGGGCTGTTGCATGTGGGTAAATCAACGCCAATTGATGACTTAAAACCACTTGAAGAGATGAATTTCGAGTTTGGTGATGCGTCATCAGAGCGTTTCATGGGGGATTGGCATGATCGAGACGAATCTCATCAGCACCCATCCGCGATGTTGTTTCGTGTGACACAAGAAAACCCGGTATTAGAAAGTTTCTTTGAAGGCTTTGAAGATCAAAACGCGATGATGTTTATGCGTACCGATGAAGAAACCGCTGATATGTCCCGTAAAGCCAAATTACGTTGGGAATATTTTACCCATATGTTAGATAACTACGGGCCAAAACCGGTCGCTCAGAAGAAAGGATTTTTTGCCAAATTCCTCGGTAAAAACGAGGAAGCTGAAGATTCGGAATGGCGCTTTTTAGTGAAATGCGGTATTGGTTACCATGATGCAGAAGAAGATTTCGATGGTCATGAACATATGTGGTTTGAACCTGTTTCTTGGAATGGAGACAAGTTTGAAGGGCGTTTAATTAACCATCCTTTTTATGTGAAAAATATGCAAGAAGGGGAAGTTTATCCATTAACGCGCGACGATATTACGGATTGGACAATTTATTTCCAAGACGGCAGTTATACCCCTGATACGATATATAAATTGTTAAGTGGCGCTCAAGTTCACTAA
- a CDS encoding DUF4056 domain-containing protein, whose amino-acid sequence MFKWVLAMGIGLLLAACQSHDKLELPTIEPVITPYTFEEASQNWPIIASLAPPQGLRACCAFGYNLQAELWGLPVPFYTIDNIVEADSLGEHHYNDSFLGASAALMGLSNEKIGLLYTDKSGFIDISHVRDTADYTFYLFSQIYPRLGQQWSLSLSEELADRQIHFSAFEPPKSAKQRYTLSAYLAAKLAFQLAVWHEIAQWYGYQSVPGFSEGVSAFSPEDLYSNLLGSRLALTLILQGRAGSLATYSQSMENILPLALHQLGSKDRKTTRKIFDSVDGLWWNSYRRVPEKFLVLTRDYQTSDQRYPLMPPQIMPSEGLFLTLPDRYLKYDLSLLAQLRLLPTGNMKQLPKPTSYWTVADFPQLAEDAKQQDLLQQILKP is encoded by the coding sequence ATGTTCAAATGGGTTCTGGCAATGGGGATTGGACTTTTATTAGCCGCCTGCCAAAGTCATGACAAACTGGAATTACCCACTATTGAGCCTGTCATTACCCCCTATACTTTTGAAGAAGCCTCACAAAATTGGCCTATTATTGCTTCCTTAGCCCCACCACAAGGTTTGCGCGCTTGCTGCGCCTTTGGCTACAACTTGCAAGCTGAGCTATGGGGATTACCTGTCCCGTTTTACACTATCGATAATATCGTTGAAGCAGATAGCCTAGGAGAACATCATTATAATGACAGCTTTTTAGGTGCCTCTGCGGCATTAATGGGGCTCAGTAATGAAAAAATAGGCTTACTCTATACGGATAAAAGCGGGTTTATTGATATTTCCCATGTCAGAGATACTGCAGATTATACTTTTTACTTATTTAGCCAAATTTACCCACGTCTAGGCCAACAATGGTCGTTGTCACTGAGTGAAGAATTAGCGGATAGACAAATACATTTCAGTGCATTTGAACCGCCGAAATCCGCCAAACAGCGCTATACACTAAGCGCCTACTTAGCCGCAAAATTGGCTTTCCAACTCGCGGTATGGCATGAAATTGCACAGTGGTATGGCTATCAATCTGTACCGGGGTTTTCTGAAGGGGTTTCCGCATTTTCCCCTGAAGACCTGTACTCAAATTTACTTGGTTCCCGTCTCGCCTTAACTTTGATACTACAAGGCCGAGCAGGCTCTTTAGCCACTTACTCTCAATCAATGGAAAATATTCTTCCACTGGCCCTTCACCAACTCGGTAGCAAAGATAGAAAAACCACGCGAAAAATATTTGATAGCGTTGATGGTTTATGGTGGAACAGTTACCGTAGAGTACCAGAGAAATTTCTTGTTTTAACAAGAGATTACCAAACAAGTGACCAACGTTATCCTCTGATGCCCCCACAAATTATGCCATCTGAAGGCTTATTTTTAACGTTGCCTGACCGCTATCTCAAATATGATTTGTCATTACTCGCACAACTGCGTTTGCTCCCTACTGGAAATATGAAACAGCTCCCCAAACCGACCTCTTATTGGACAGTGGCAGATTTTCCACAGCTGGCGGAAGATGCGAAGCAACAAGATTTACTGCAACAAATTTTAAAACCTTAA
- a CDS encoding SGNH/GDSL hydrolase family protein, whose product MKLNKLCQAKSKILAGSVIALLSLGLLSCQNTSDKTRTTSLPKGQPVVAQGQLVNNSEPNLPQLANKLRQGNQQVHIVQIGDSHTAADFFSGNLRTLFQQRYGDAGPGFIPPISVPGQRTATINRMSEKKEWSLASSRKDERFDYPLGGLIAEPQAANSKVVLKPLQPALGAYQLQTLYQSTSDSQMRVAPAVSPNVALPATGNQWVFSSPVNTQLPAQVTVNKGDGLKIGGWLVRSQKPGVMFSALGLNGATLSMTDKWQPQWSETLAQMSPDMVILAYGTNEAFNDTLDLAAYEQNLRAKIRLIRQQMPNSVILLIGPNDSLKFNDAASCQAQMPVNLTSVIQIQKTVAAQENTLFWDWQAFMGGPCSIRTWAAQDLARPDNVHLSVEGYKKSAQGLYSQLNQILN is encoded by the coding sequence ATGAAACTGAACAAACTGTGTCAAGCTAAGTCCAAAATATTGGCGGGTAGCGTGATTGCGCTTTTGTCGCTGGGCTTATTGTCTTGCCAGAACACATCAGACAAAACTCGCACGACTAGCCTGCCTAAAGGCCAGCCAGTCGTTGCACAAGGGCAGTTGGTCAATAACTCAGAGCCTAATTTGCCACAATTGGCGAATAAATTACGCCAAGGCAACCAACAAGTTCACATTGTCCAAATTGGTGATTCACATACAGCCGCTGACTTTTTCAGCGGTAATTTAAGAACATTATTTCAGCAACGTTATGGTGACGCGGGCCCAGGCTTCATTCCTCCGATTTCGGTACCTGGGCAACGAACAGCGACCATTAACCGTATGAGCGAAAAGAAAGAGTGGTCACTGGCTTCAAGCCGCAAAGATGAACGCTTTGATTACCCACTGGGTGGGCTAATTGCCGAGCCACAAGCAGCCAACAGTAAAGTAGTGCTCAAGCCTTTACAGCCTGCGCTAGGTGCTTATCAGCTACAAACTCTATACCAAAGCACAAGTGACTCACAAATGCGTGTCGCTCCTGCCGTCTCCCCCAATGTTGCATTGCCAGCCACAGGCAACCAGTGGGTATTTTCGTCCCCTGTAAATACCCAGCTTCCAGCCCAAGTTACTGTTAATAAAGGTGATGGGTTGAAAATTGGTGGGTGGTTAGTGCGTTCGCAAAAACCAGGAGTAATGTTTTCAGCTCTTGGGCTCAATGGTGCAACACTGAGTATGACAGATAAATGGCAACCACAATGGAGCGAAACCTTAGCTCAAATGTCCCCTGATATGGTGATTTTAGCCTATGGAACCAATGAAGCTTTTAACGATACATTAGATTTAGCCGCTTACGAGCAAAATTTACGCGCCAAAATTCGCTTAATTCGCCAACAAATGCCAAATAGCGTTATTTTACTTATCGGCCCGAATGATTCACTTAAATTTAATGATGCGGCGAGTTGCCAAGCTCAGATGCCAGTGAATTTAACGAGTGTGATTCAAATTCAAAAAACAGTTGCCGCTCAGGAAAATACGCTATTTTGGGACTGGCAAGCCTTTATGGGTGGCCCTTGTTCAATTCGCACATGGGCAGCACAAGATTTAGCACGACCTGATAATGTGCACCTCTCCGTCGAGGGTTATAAGAAGAGCGCACAAGGCCTATATAGTCAGTTAAACCAAATATTGAATTGA
- a CDS encoding regulatory protein RecX, translating to MNESELYQYALFMLSRRDYGKAELFARMKRRMYEKNEGIIDEPLIELVLERLSEQHFLDDDRVAGLLMQGYLRKGYGPLRIKQEMRQKGFTETVVEKHFATLDVDWFEKAALVRSKKFGDDLPHDFKEKSKQIRYLQYRGFFGDMIYELFNG from the coding sequence ATGAATGAATCCGAGCTTTACCAATATGCCTTGTTTATGCTTTCCCGCCGTGATTACGGTAAAGCCGAGCTATTTGCTCGTATGAAACGGCGTATGTATGAAAAAAATGAAGGTATTATTGATGAGCCTTTAATTGAATTGGTGCTTGAAAGACTAAGTGAGCAACATTTTCTTGATGATGACCGTGTCGCGGGGCTATTAATGCAAGGTTATCTGCGCAAGGGATATGGGCCATTGCGGATAAAACAAGAAATGCGGCAGAAAGGTTTCACTGAAACGGTTGTGGAAAAGCATTTTGCTACTCTAGATGTAGATTGGTTTGAAAAGGCCGCATTGGTTCGTAGTAAAAAATTCGGTGATGACCTTCCTCATGATTTCAAGGAAAAAAGCAAACAAATTAGATACTTACAGTATCGTGGCTTTTTTGGCGATATGATTTATGAGTTATTCAATGGTTAG
- a CDS encoding protein bax, producing MPSRTMRTNAVFAFLFLLLFSSLSMGSTSTSTMLNKEYTNKTVQQNVSQAKTSLPDLRKYPSGTPRKKAFLKTVVPVIEKVNKQIMAERTWLLSVQANKKWSAQELRRLEQICNSYGMKCSNPKRLNWNKLLSRVDIMPTHLVATQAATESGWGTSQLALQNGNLFGMRCGSGCQTKQGKIKGYSTYSSVEETVTAYMKNMNTHNAYESLRTSRAKQRLSKDELDTKKLINDMKGYSELGSTYNRYLQEMYASNEELITQAQQRAATRI from the coding sequence ATGCCCTCTCGAACGATGAGGACAAACGCCGTCTTCGCTTTCTTATTTTTACTTTTATTTTCGAGCCTGAGTATGGGCTCCACCAGTACCAGCACAATGCTCAATAAAGAGTATACTAATAAGACTGTGCAACAGAATGTAAGTCAGGCTAAAACCTCACTCCCTGACTTGCGTAAATACCCTTCTGGTACGCCTCGAAAGAAAGCATTTTTGAAAACGGTTGTCCCTGTTATTGAAAAAGTGAATAAGCAGATTATGGCTGAACGTACTTGGTTGCTATCAGTACAAGCTAATAAGAAGTGGAGCGCACAAGAGTTGCGCCGTCTTGAACAAATCTGTAATAGCTATGGTATGAAATGTAGTAATCCAAAACGTTTAAATTGGAACAAACTATTGAGTCGTGTCGACATCATGCCAACACACTTAGTTGCCACACAAGCAGCAACAGAGTCTGGTTGGGGTACATCACAACTTGCTCTGCAAAACGGTAATTTATTTGGTATGCGCTGCGGTAGTGGCTGCCAGACCAAACAAGGAAAGATTAAAGGCTATTCTACATATTCTTCTGTAGAAGAGACCGTGACTGCTTATATGAAAAATATGAATACCCATAATGCTTATGAGTCACTACGTACTTCACGAGCAAAACAGCGTCTATCAAAAGATGAGCTAGATACTAAAAAGTTAATCAATGATATGAAAGGGTACTCAGAGTTAGGTTCTACTTATAACCGCTATTTACAAGAGATGTACGCGAGTAATGAAGAATTGATTACACAAGCTCAGCAAAGAGCAGCCACTCGCATTTAA
- a CDS encoding DUF459 domain-containing protein, whose product MLTSEFKNTLIKVGQILFIVLIAGLLLIWLNQSSLERFWQQKYHQDTPWAKMAGNPIWDYGAYLHDGALEAGSLFTYYASGQKAQEDKQAAELELANKDKKLSFPKEFQIGLHFVNGYIYPAESLSITFPERLKRPQVREKNQKINFGGFTIKKDQPIVAKHIANIEKGQQVLFAGDSMMQGVAPHVKNMLLKKYNIDSINLSKQSTGLAYPRFFNWPQTIAKALNDNPNIKVLVIFLGPNDPWDMPPQTGYKYVKFKSEDWEKVYRERIGDIISTARQHNVDVIWVGPPNMRKNTLSDGMKFLSSLYQSEVEDNGEIYFSVNDVFKYKGDTYSDYIGDASSTIKLRSGDGIHFSGKGQQLIAEKVFSLIHFEEEEEKEPHETEQTVSS is encoded by the coding sequence ATGCTAACTTCTGAGTTTAAAAATACCCTAATCAAAGTTGGGCAGATTTTATTTATTGTCCTAATTGCTGGCCTATTATTAATTTGGTTGAATCAAAGCTCACTAGAACGATTTTGGCAGCAAAAATATCACCAAGATACCCCATGGGCAAAAATGGCAGGGAATCCTATCTGGGATTATGGTGCTTATTTACATGATGGTGCGCTTGAAGCAGGAAGCTTATTCACTTATTACGCATCAGGGCAAAAAGCGCAGGAAGACAAACAAGCCGCAGAGCTTGAACTGGCCAATAAAGATAAAAAACTCAGTTTCCCCAAAGAGTTTCAAATTGGTCTTCATTTCGTAAATGGCTATATTTATCCAGCTGAAAGCTTATCGATTACTTTCCCTGAGCGGCTTAAACGGCCACAAGTTAGAGAGAAAAACCAGAAAATTAACTTTGGTGGTTTTACAATCAAAAAAGATCAGCCAATCGTGGCAAAACATATTGCCAATATCGAAAAGGGCCAACAAGTCCTGTTCGCGGGGGACTCCATGATGCAAGGCGTCGCTCCACATGTTAAAAACATGCTCTTGAAAAAATATAATATCGATAGCATTAACCTAAGCAAGCAAAGTACAGGACTGGCGTATCCACGCTTTTTCAATTGGCCACAAACCATTGCTAAGGCATTGAATGATAACCCCAACATTAAGGTTTTAGTCATTTTTTTAGGACCTAACGACCCTTGGGATATGCCACCACAGACGGGTTATAAATACGTCAAATTTAAAAGTGAAGATTGGGAAAAAGTGTACCGTGAACGAATTGGTGATATAATATCGACTGCTCGCCAGCACAATGTTGATGTTATTTGGGTTGGGCCTCCTAATATGCGTAAAAATACGCTCTCCGATGGCATGAAATTCTTAAGTAGCCTCTACCAATCTGAAGTTGAAGACAACGGTGAAATTTACTTTTCGGTCAATGATGTCTTTAAATATAAAGGCGATACCTATTCTGACTATATCGGTGATGCGAGTAGTACCATTAAATTGCGAAGTGGTGACGGGATCCATTTCAGCGGAAAAGGTCAACAATTGATTGCTGAAAAAGTATTCTCACTCATTCATTTCGAAGAAGAGGAAGAAAAGGAACCTCATGAAACTGAACAAACTGTGTCAAGCTAA
- a CDS encoding MBOAT family O-acyltransferase, with the protein MNFFSFEFLGSFLIFFLIYWGCQPSAKLQNGLLITASYFFVYSFSPDFAYILFSYTLIIYLLTNVATNWLSSRWIYGILTAVIVGFFTTFKYYSFFQETIQQTLDKFGFSVGLPILEILAPLGLSFYVFHSVSYTVSVCRKEIPKADFFDVTLYLAFFPSIVAGPINRAKNFLPQIQAESREVLDPRKAILLISLALVKLFLFSSYLSENFVNPVFDSPVGYNAGEILVATYAYAWNIYFNFSGYTNLVTGIALLLGFRVPVNFNAPYLAANLKEFWARWHISLSTFIRDYIYIPLGGNRKGFSRMNTNVFLAMVISGLWHGAAMTFVVWGAIHGLGIVLLNLKSLCMEKLGWTQVIPNKTLSVWVSRIITFHFVCFAWVFFRSPSFDDALLMANQIIAPGFIASINASLGLLIAFWLLLITYPYFVQGYHYVAKKYQTIPWYYYPIPLAIILTIMFMLSPSGMPGFIYANF; encoded by the coding sequence ATGAATTTCTTCTCTTTTGAGTTTCTTGGCTCTTTCTTGATTTTTTTTCTTATTTATTGGGGTTGTCAGCCCAGTGCAAAGTTACAAAATGGCTTATTAATCACTGCTAGCTATTTTTTTGTTTATTCATTTAGTCCTGACTTTGCTTATATCTTATTTAGCTACACACTGATTATTTATTTGCTTACCAACGTGGCAACCAATTGGCTCTCTAGTCGATGGATATACGGTATTCTTACCGCTGTCATTGTTGGCTTCTTTACCACCTTTAAATATTACTCATTCTTCCAAGAGACTATTCAGCAAACACTCGATAAATTTGGTTTTAGTGTTGGTCTTCCTATATTGGAAATACTCGCACCGCTTGGACTCTCATTTTATGTATTCCATTCGGTAAGCTATACGGTATCAGTTTGTCGCAAAGAAATTCCTAAAGCCGATTTCTTTGATGTAACATTGTATCTTGCATTTTTTCCGAGCATCGTCGCAGGGCCAATCAACCGCGCGAAGAACTTTCTTCCCCAAATACAAGCGGAAAGCCGTGAGGTTTTAGATCCTCGAAAAGCGATATTGCTTATTTCATTAGCACTAGTGAAATTGTTTTTATTTAGCTCTTACTTGTCTGAAAATTTTGTAAATCCAGTCTTTGATTCTCCCGTGGGTTACAATGCGGGAGAGATCCTAGTAGCAACCTATGCCTATGCTTGGAATATTTACTTTAACTTCTCAGGTTATACCAATCTGGTGACGGGCATCGCGTTATTATTAGGATTTAGAGTCCCTGTTAACTTTAATGCGCCTTATTTAGCTGCAAATTTAAAAGAGTTTTGGGCCCGTTGGCACATCAGCTTATCTACATTTATTCGCGACTATATTTATATCCCCCTAGGCGGTAACCGCAAAGGTTTTAGCCGTATGAATACCAATGTATTCCTTGCGATGGTCATTTCAGGGTTATGGCATGGTGCAGCAATGACATTTGTAGTTTGGGGAGCCATTCATGGATTAGGAATTGTGCTACTCAATCTTAAGAGTTTATGCATGGAAAAATTAGGATGGACCCAAGTGATTCCTAATAAAACATTATCCGTTTGGGTGTCACGAATTATTACTTTCCATTTTGTCTGCTTTGCATGGGTTTTCTTCCGTAGCCCCTCATTTGATGATGCCCTGTTAATGGCCAATCAAATCATTGCACCTGGTTTTATTGCTTCAATTAATGCAAGCCTAGGCTTACTAATCGCATTTTGGCTACTACTGATTACCTACCCTTATTTTGTACAAGGCTACCATTATGTGGCAAAAAAATACCAAACCATTCCTTGGTATTATTATCCTATTCCGCTCGCGATTATTCTAACTATTATGTTTATGCTTTCTCCTTCAGGTATGCCGGGGTTTATTTATGCTAACTTCTGA